From the Deinococcus gobiensis I-0 genome, the window GGAGGCGGCCCCGCCCATCCTGAACCCCTGGCCGGGGGGCACCCGCCGGCTGCTGACGGTGGGCCGACTGGCCCGCGAGAAGCGCTTCGACCTCGTACTCGACACCCTCTCGGAGCTGCCGGACGCGCACCTCGTGGTGCTGGGCGAGGGCCCCGAGCGCGGGGCGCTGGAGCAGCACGCCGAGGGCCTGGGCATCCGGGAGCGCGTGACTTTCGTGGGCGTGCGTCCCTGGACCGAAATCGGGGCGTACTACCGCCTGGCCGAACTCTTCCTCTTCGCGTCGGACACCGAGACGCAGGGGCTGGTGCTGCAGGAAGCCCAGCTCATGGGCGTGCCGGTCGTGGCGGTCGGGGCGCGCGGCACCCTGAGCGGCGTGCAGAGCGGCTACAGCGGGTATCTGGTGACGCCCGGCGATGTGGGCGCGCTGACCCGCCATGCCCGCAGCATTCTGGGCGACCCCGGCCTGTGGGCGCGGCTCTCGGCGCAGGCGCGCGAATTCGGCGGCCGCACTACCCCCGGCGGCGTGGCCGAGCAGGTGCTCGAGGTCTACGGGCGCGTGCTCGGCGACGGCAGCGACCAGGAGGACGAGCCGGCGCGCTTCATTCCCTCATTTCATCGAAGTAGCCGCGTGTATGGCCGCTGACGTTGCGAATGTGTCGCCACAGGAAGGGCAGCACCCCGTCGTCGAGGCGGCGCGGACTGGTTTCGACCAGCGCGCCGGGCACGTAGCCGACCGGCCCCAGGCGGGCC encodes:
- a CDS encoding glycosyltransferase family 4 protein codes for the protein MKPLRVGLFTDTFLPDQNGIVTSVCLLSDELRARGHHVEVVAPDFPEHLDHRPDVRRVASLRYAFLPTYRLAWPTRKSFERKYDIVHTHTPLTLGLAGARLARKWRVPHVATYHTHLAAYTHYVPGLHLVDQGVGLVRRYSAALYGRADAVITPTSGMLDVLRAVGVQHPVVIPTSIEPRVLEAAPPILNPWPGGTRRLLTVGRLAREKRFDLVLDTLSELPDAHLVVLGEGPERGALEQHAEGLGIRERVTFVGVRPWTEIGAYYRLAELFLFASDTETQGLVLQEAQLMGVPVVAVGARGTLSGVQSGYSGYLVTPGDVGALTRHARSILGDPGLWARLSAQAREFGGRTTPGGVAEQVLEVYGRVLGDGSDQEDEPARFIPSFHRSSRVYGR